One stretch of Vespula vulgaris chromosome 20, iyVesVulg1.1, whole genome shotgun sequence DNA includes these proteins:
- the LOC127071046 gene encoding serine/threonine-protein phosphatase 6 regulatory ankyrin repeat subunit A-like isoform X2 — MSSNKRSQSNKDDKKNTPNKEDSPAGAKDDGASVSTGSNGGGEPSQPGSKPGSAGATVREGAQRLLALAARGEWAPVDQLLKSMEKAVQNAAEEGFIAPLAGLMDPTTGMTPLMYAVKDNRTGLLDRMIELGADVGARNNDNYNALHIAAMYSREDVVKLLLSKKSVDPYATGGARQQTAVHLVASRQTGTATSILRALLAAAGKDIRLKVDGRGKIPLLLAVEAGNQSMCRELLSQQAPDQLRATTPAGDSALHLAARRRDIDMVRILVDYGAPIDMQNGEGQTALHIASAEGDEILVKYFYGVRASASIADHQDRTPMHLAAENGHATIIELLADKFKASIFERTKDGSTLMHIASLNGHSECATMLFKKGVYLHMPNKRGARSIHTAAKYGHVGIISTLLQRGEKVDATTNDNYTALHIAVESAKPAVVETLLGYGAEVHVRGGKLRETPLHIAARVPDGDRCALMLLKSGAGPNLTTDDGQTPVHVAASHGNLATLLLLLEDGGDPMFKSKNGETPLHLACRGCRADVVRHLIEFVKQNKGPEVATSYVNSVTNEGASALHYAAQIEPSEVITPGDDRAVIRALLEGGADVSLQTRQAQESAFHHCALAGNNEVLSEMISHMSATEVQKALNRQSAVGWTPLLIAAHRGHMELVTNLLANHARVDVFDLEGRSALHLAAEHGYLQVCDALLANKAFINSKSRVGRTALHLAAMNGYSHLVRFLIQDHGAAIDVLTLRKQTPLHLAAGAGQLEVCKLLLELGASIDATDDQGQKPIHAAAMNNYAEVAQLFLQRHPSLVMACTKDGNTCAHIAAMQGSVRVIEELMKFDRQGVISARNKLTEATPLQLAAEGGHAEVVKALVRAGASCADENRAGFTAVHLAAQHGHGQVLEVMRSSQSLRISSKKLGVTALHVAAYFGQADTVRELLTNVPGTVKSDPPTGGSLVGELGSESGMTPLHLAAYSGNENVVRLLLNSAGVQVDAATTENGFNPLHLACFGGHITVVGLLLSRSAELLHSSDRYGKTGLHIAATHGHYQMVEVLLGQGAEINATDKNGWTPLHCAARAGYLDVVKLLVESGASPKSETNLGCAPIWFAASEGHNDVLKYLMEKEHDTYALMEDRRFVYNMMVCSKSNNNKPIEEFVLVSPAPVDTAAKLSNIYMKLSEKEKERAKDLIAAGKQCEAMATELLALAAGADSAGRILTSMDRRNVEFLDVLIENEQKEVIAHTVVQRYLQELWQGSLNWNAFRTILLFIAFLICPPVWVVFALPLGHKYNNVPIIKFMSYLTSHIYLMVFLMLVGITPIYPVVRSNLLPYWYEWCLLVMLSGLLLFELTNPSDKSGLGWIKLAVLLFGIFGVAFHLMGFVIIKHTYWPTLLYLRNQLFALSFLLACVQILDFLSFHHLFGPWAIIIGNLMKDLARFLAVLAIFVFGFSMHFVALNQAFQNNANLVNGKTESAFHDDMSANLTEWIMETPAPATPRHFSRYKKKNECCDDNSKEIRMSPILAVELLFFAIFGQTTHEQFKVEPKQPEWTTILFKLAFGIYMLVSVVVLINLLIAMMSDTYQRIQAQSDIEWKYGLSKLVRNMHRTTTAPSPLNLLTTWLTYFFKLCKKRAAKKQRPSLIHMMGLQRTRMSPRSKMGAKWLSKVKKTQVTHKDSVALSVVHLSPLGSQLSFNNVTRIDNVVDWDIVRRKYRDLYGDNVEKTVEEIKETTEMDPLTAFEESSSIDPARNVTSGLPNA, encoded by the exons ATGAGCAGTAACAAGAGATCTCAAAGCAACaaagacgataaaaagaatactCCGAATAAAGAAGATAGTCCAGCTGGTGCAAAGGATGATGGTGCTTCGGTATCAACGGGTAGCAATGGAGGTGGAGAACCATCTCAACCGGGTAGCAAACCTGGATCGGCAGGTGCCACTGTCAGGGAAGGTGCCCAAAGACTTTTGGCACTTGCTGCACGCGGAGAATGGGCACCCGTGGACCAGCTGCTCAAATCTATGGAAAAGGCGGTCCAAAATGCGGCTGAGGAAGGTTTCATTGCACCTCTGGCTGGTCTTATGGACCCG acGACTGGAATGACGCCTTTGATGTATGCAGTGAAGGACAATCGTACAGGATTACTGGACAGGATGATAGAGTTGGGTGCTGATGTTGGAGCACGGAACAAT gACAATTACAATGCTTTGCACATTGCTGCTATGTATTCGAGAGAAGATGTGGTCAAGTtgcttctttcgaaaaaaagtgTTGATCCTTATGCTACCGGAGGG GCAAGGCAACAAACGGCAGTTCATTTGGTTGCATCTAGGCAAACTGGTACAGCAACATCAATTTTACGTGCTCTACTGGCTGCAGCAGGAAAAGACATCAGATTGAAAGTTGATGGT AGAGGAAAGATACCACTTCTCTTGGCAGTCGAAGCTGGTAATCAATCCATGTGCCGTGAATTATTATCTCAGCAAGCACCAGATCAACTTCGAGCTACCACTCCAGCTGGAGATTCGGCTCTTCATCTGGCTGCTAGACGAAGGGACATTGACATGGTTCGGATTCTGGTGGATTACGGAGCTCCGATAGACATGCAAAAT GGTGAAGGTCAAACAGCATTGCACATTGCAAGCGCCGAAGGTGACGAGATTTTAGTCAAGTACTTCTACGGTGTTAGAGCATCGGCATCAATCGCTGATCATCAAGATCGTACTCCTATGCACTTGGCTGCGGAAAATGGACATGCCACGATAATTGAACTTCTTGCTGATAAATTCAAGGCCAGCATCTTTGAGAGAACGAAAGACGGCTCCACCCTAATGCATATAGCATCTTTGAATGGGCACTCGGAATGTGCCACGATGCTCTTTAAAAAGGGTGTGTACTTGCACATGCCAAATAAACGCGGAGCAAGATCTATTCATACCGCAGCTAAATATGGTCACGTGGGAATCATTAGTACACTCCtacaaagaggagaaaag GTGGATGCAACAACGAACGACAATTACACGGCGTTGCACATAGCCGTGGAGAGTGCCAAGCCAGCTGTCGTTGAAACTTTATTGGGTTATGGAGCTGAGGTGCACGTTAGGGGTGGCAAACTTCGAGAGACTCCACTTCATATAGCAGCACGAGTTCCAGACGGCGATAGGTGTGCTTTGATGTTATTAAAATCTGGAGCTGGGCCCAATTTGACAACGGACGATGGACAAACTCCTGTTCACGTAGCTGCCAGTCATGGGAACTTGGCAACTTTATTACTTCTGCTCGAGGACGGCGGCGATCCGATGTTCAAGTCGAAA AACGGTGAAACGCCTCTACATTTGGCCTGCAGGGGATGTCGAGCAGACGTGGTCCGTCATCTGATCGAATTTGTAAAGCAGAACAAAGGACCAGAGGTTGCAACTTCTTACGTGAACAGCGTGACGAACGAGGGTGCCAGTGCTTTGCATTACGCCGCTCAAATCGAACCATCCGAAGTTATAACACCAGGAGATGATCGTGCAGTTATACGTGCACTTTTGGAAGGAGGTGCTGATGTTTCGTTACAAACTAGACAAGCTCAAGAATCTGCGTTTCATCACTGTGCCTTAGCTGGAAACAACGAAGTACTTTCCGAGATGATCAGTCATATGTCAGCTACAGAAGTTCAGAAGGCTCTGAACAGGCAAAGTGCAGTTGGATGGACACCTCTGTTGATAGCGGCTCATCGTGGTCACATGGAATTGGTGACGAATCTTTTAGCTAATCATGCCAGAGTAGACGTCTTCGACTTGGAGGGTAGATCGGCACTTCATTTAGCCGCGGAACATGGCTATCTTCAAGTCTGTGATGCCTTACTGGCGAACAAAGCGTTCATAAACTCAAAGTCTCGCGTTGGTAGAACGGCGTTGCATTTGGCAGCGATGAATGGCTATTCTCACTTGGTCAGATTTCTCATTCAGGATCATGGCGCTGCGATAGACGTGCTTACACTGAGAAAACAGACTCCTCTTCATCTGGCAGCAGGCGCTGGTCAATTGGAAGTCTGCAAGCTTCTCTTGGAACTTGGTGCTAGCATAGACGCTACCGACGATCAAGGACAGAAGCCCATTCATGCCGCTGCCATGAATAATTACGCCGAAGTGGCACAACTCTTTCTACAGAGACACCCAAGTTTGGTGATGGCATGCACCAAAGACGGAAACACGTGCGCTCATATAGCAGCGATGCAAGGAAGCGTAAGAGTGATAGAGGAACTTATGAAATTTGATCGTCAGGGTGTAATTTCAGCGAGAAACAAGTTGACCGAGGCAACGCCCCTTCAATTAGCTGCCGAAGGTGGTCATGCCGAAGTAGTGAAGGCCTTGGTAAGAGCAGGTGCTTCCTGTGCCGATGAAAATCGTGCTGGCTTCACTGCAGTACATTTGGCAGCACAACACGGACATGGACAGGTTCTGGAAGTGATGAGATCTTCTCAATCTTTGAGAATTTCGAGCAAGAAATTGGGTGTAACGGCGCTCCACGTTGCTGCTTACTTTGGCCAAGCCG ATACTGTCAGAGAGCTATTGACGAATGTTCCTGGAACTGTCAAATCCGATCCACCTACCGGCGGTTCCTTGGTAGGAGAATTAGGAAGCGAATCTGGCATGACACCCCTCCACCTAGCAGCCTATTCAGGAAATGAAAACGTCGTACGACTTCTTTTAAACTCTGCTGGAGTACAG gTGGATGCAGCGACTACTGAGAATGGATTCAATCCTTTGCATTTAGCTTGTTTCGGTGGGCATATCACTGTGGTTGGTCTTCTTCTCAGCAGGTCAGCAGAATTGTTGCACAGTTCCGATCGTTATGGAAAAACTGGCCTGCATATAGCTGCAACACATGGGCATTATCAAATGGTAGAGGTATTGTTAGGTCAAGGAGCAGAAATAAATGCTACCGATAAGAATGGCTGGACTCCTTTGCATTGCGCTGCTCGTGCTGGCTATCTCGACGTCGTCAAACTACTCGTCGAAAGTGGAGCTTCACCAAAAAGCGAGACAAACCTTGGTTGTGCTCCTATTTGGTTCGCTGCTTCCGAAGGCCATAATGACGTTTTAAAGTATTTGATGGAAAAGGAACACGACACCTATGCTCTTATGGAAGACAGAAGG TTCGTCTACAACATGATGGTTTGCAGTAAGAGTAACAACAACAAGCCTATCGAGGAGTTTGTTTTGGTGTCTCCAGCACCTGTGGACACTGCAGCTAAACTTTCCAACATCTATATGAAATTAtcggagaaggaaaaggaacgaGCAAAAGATTTGATAGCAGCTGGAAAGCAATGCGAGGCTATGGCAACAGAATTACTCGCTCTTGCAGCAGGTGCCGATTCAGCTGGCAGAATTTTAACGTCTATGGATCGAAGAAACGTAGAATTCTTGGATGTGCTGATTGAAAATGAACAGAAGGAGGTGATAGCTCATACAGTTGTACAACGTTATCTCCAAGAACTTTGGCAAGGCAGCCTAAACTGGAACGCTTTCAGAACGATCCTCCTATTCATAGCCTTTCTGATCTGCCCACCAGTTTGGGTAGTCTTTGCTCTGCCACTTGGACACAAGTACAACAACGTGCCGATCATAAAATTCATGTCGTACTTAACGTCCCACATTTATCTGATGGTGTTTCTGATGCTAGTTGGGATAACACCAATATATCCAGTCGTAAGATCCAATCTCTTACCTTATTGGTACGAATGGTGTCTTCTGGTGATGCTGTCGGGTCTTCTACTCTTCGAACTGACCAATCCCAGTGATAAGAGTGGCCTTGGCTGGATCAAACTAGCAGTCCTTCTCTTCGGTATCTTCGGTGTTGCCTTTCATCTTATGGGATTCGTCATAATCAAACATACATATTGGCCAACGTTATTATATCTAAGAAATCAACTCTTCGCCTTGAGTTTCCTGCTAGCTTGCGTTCAGATCCTGGACTTTCTATCCTTCCATCACCTCTTTGGACCATGGGCCATCATCATCGGCAATCTCATGAAGGATCTCGCCAGATTCCTCGCTGTATTGGCCATCTTCGTCTTTGGCTTTTCCATGCACTTCGTCGCTCTCAACCAAGCATTCCAGAACAACGCGAATCTTGTGAACGGAAAAACTGAGAGTGCCTTTCACGACG ATATGTCTGCCAATTTAACGGAATGGATAATGGAGACGCCAGCACCGGCGACTCCTCGTCACTTCAGCCGctacaagaaaaagaatgaatgttGTGACGATAACTCCAAAGAGA TCAGGATGAGCCCGATACTGGCTGTTGAATTATTGTTCTTCGCCATCTTCGGACAGACCACTCACGAGCAGTTCAAGGTCGAACCTAAGCAACCCGAGTGGACCACGATCCTATTCAAGCTCGCCTTCGGCATTTACATGCTGGTATCGGTGGTCGTGTTGATAAACCTTCTGATCGCCATGATGAGCGACACTTATCAACGGATACAAGCTCAATCTGATATCGAGTGGAAATACGGATTGAGCAAACTCGTTAGAAATATGCACAG GACAACCACGGCGCCGTCTCCTCTGAACCTTTTAACCACTTGGCTAACGTACTTCTTCAAACTCTGCAAGAAACGTGCGGCAAAGAAGCAAAGACCATCTTTGATTCATATGATGGGCTTGCAGAGGACTAGAATGTCACCACGTTCGAAAATGGGAGCAAAGTGGCTGTCGAAGGTGAAGAAGACACAAGTTACGCACAAGGACAGTGTGGCTTTGTCTGTAGTTCATTTAAGTCCATTAGGAAGTCAGCTGTCCTTCAATAATGTGACTAGGATCGACAATGTTGTCGATTGGGATATCGTCAGACGAAAATATCGTGATCTCTACGGTGATAATGTTGAAAAAACtgtcgaagaaataaaagaaactacAGAGATGGATCCTTTAACTGCCTTTGAGGAATCATCGTCCATTGATCCAGCTAGAAACGTGACGTCTGGCTTACCAAACGCTTGA
- the LOC127071046 gene encoding serine/threonine-protein phosphatase 6 regulatory ankyrin repeat subunit A-like isoform X3, which produces MSSNKRSQSNKDDKKNTPNKEDSPAGAKDDGASVSTGSNGGGEPSQPGSKPGSAGATVREGAQRLLALAARGEWAPVDQLLKSMEKAVQNAAEEGFIAPLAGLMDPTTGMTPLMYAVKDNRTGLLDRMIELGADVGARNNDNYNALHIAAMYSREDVVKLLLSKKSVDPYATGGARQQTAVHLVASRQTGTATSILRALLAAAGKDIRLKVDGRGKIPLLLAVEAGNQSMCRELLSQQAPDQLRATTPAGDSALHLAARRRDIDMVRILVDYGAPIDMQNGEGQTALHIASAEGDEILVKYFYGVRASASIADHQDRTPMHLAAENGHATIIELLADKFKASIFERTKDGSTLMHIASLNGHSECATMLFKKGVYLHMPNKRGARSIHTAAKYGHVGIISTLLQRGEKVDATTNDNYTALHIAVESAKPAVVETLLGYGAEVHVRGGKLRETPLHIAARVPDGDRCALMLLKSGAGPNLTTDDGQTPVHVAASHGNLATLLLLLEDGGDPMFKSKNGETPLHLACRGCRADVVRHLIEFVKQNKGPEVATSYVNSVTNEGASALHYAAQIEPSEVITPGDDRAVIRALLEGGADVSLQTRQAQESAFHHCALAGNNEVLSEMISHMSATEVQKALNRQSAVGWTPLLIAAHRGHMELVTNLLANHARVDVFDLEGRSALHLAAEHGYLQVCDALLANKAFINSKSRVGRTALHLAAMNGYSHLVRFLIQDHGAAIDVLTLRKQTPLHLAAGAGQLEVCKLLLELGASIDATDDQGQKPIHAAAMNNYAEVAQLFLQRHPSLVMACTKDGNTCAHIAAMQGSVRVIEELMKFDRQGVISARNKLTEATPLQLAAEGGHAEVVKALVRAGASCADENRAGFTAVHLAAQHGHGQVLEVMRSSQSLRISSKKLGVTALHVAAYFGQADTVRELLTNVPGTVKSDPPTGGSLVGELGSESGMTPLHLAAYSGNENVVRLLLNSAGVQVDAATTENGFNPLHLACFGGHITVVGLLLSRSAELLHSSDRYGKTGLHIAATHGHYQMVEVLLGQGAEINATDKNGWTPLHCAARAGYLDVVKLLVESGASPKSETNLGCAPIWFAASEGHNDVLKYLMEKEHDTYALMEDRRFVYNMMVCSKSNNNKPIEEFVLVSPAPVDTAAKLSNIYMKLSEKEKERAKDLIAAGKQCEAMATELLALAAGADSAGRILTSMDRRNVEFLDVLIENEQKEVIAHTVVQRYLQELWQGSLNWNAFRTILLFIAFLICPPVWVVFALPLGHKYNNVPIIKFMSYLTSHIYLMVFLMLVGITPIYPVVRSNLLPYWYEWCLLVMLSGLLLFELTNPSDKSGLGWIKLAVLLFGIFGVAFHLMGFVIIKHTYWPTLLYLRNQLFALSFLLACVQILDFLSFHHLFGPWAIIIGNLMKDLARFLAVLAIFVFGFSMHFVALNQAFQNNANLVNGKTESAFHDVKMSPILAFEYLFFAVFGQTTHSELKVEVNQPDWTSVLFKLAFGVYMLVSVVVLINLLIAMMSDTYQRIQAQSDIEWKYGLSKLIRNMHRTTTAPSPLNLLTTWIVYFIKVCKQRAAKRKRPSLVHMMGLQRTGRLSPRSKMGAKWLAKVKKGQVQPKDSVALSVMHLSPLGSQLSFNSATRIESVVDWDSIRKKYLALTGNEPEKEEDKEKDDKDNENENEDDYGPTVSNASMVPTAMTTSPI; this is translated from the exons ATGAGCAGTAACAAGAGATCTCAAAGCAACaaagacgataaaaagaatactCCGAATAAAGAAGATAGTCCAGCTGGTGCAAAGGATGATGGTGCTTCGGTATCAACGGGTAGCAATGGAGGTGGAGAACCATCTCAACCGGGTAGCAAACCTGGATCGGCAGGTGCCACTGTCAGGGAAGGTGCCCAAAGACTTTTGGCACTTGCTGCACGCGGAGAATGGGCACCCGTGGACCAGCTGCTCAAATCTATGGAAAAGGCGGTCCAAAATGCGGCTGAGGAAGGTTTCATTGCACCTCTGGCTGGTCTTATGGACCCG acGACTGGAATGACGCCTTTGATGTATGCAGTGAAGGACAATCGTACAGGATTACTGGACAGGATGATAGAGTTGGGTGCTGATGTTGGAGCACGGAACAAT gACAATTACAATGCTTTGCACATTGCTGCTATGTATTCGAGAGAAGATGTGGTCAAGTtgcttctttcgaaaaaaagtgTTGATCCTTATGCTACCGGAGGG GCAAGGCAACAAACGGCAGTTCATTTGGTTGCATCTAGGCAAACTGGTACAGCAACATCAATTTTACGTGCTCTACTGGCTGCAGCAGGAAAAGACATCAGATTGAAAGTTGATGGT AGAGGAAAGATACCACTTCTCTTGGCAGTCGAAGCTGGTAATCAATCCATGTGCCGTGAATTATTATCTCAGCAAGCACCAGATCAACTTCGAGCTACCACTCCAGCTGGAGATTCGGCTCTTCATCTGGCTGCTAGACGAAGGGACATTGACATGGTTCGGATTCTGGTGGATTACGGAGCTCCGATAGACATGCAAAAT GGTGAAGGTCAAACAGCATTGCACATTGCAAGCGCCGAAGGTGACGAGATTTTAGTCAAGTACTTCTACGGTGTTAGAGCATCGGCATCAATCGCTGATCATCAAGATCGTACTCCTATGCACTTGGCTGCGGAAAATGGACATGCCACGATAATTGAACTTCTTGCTGATAAATTCAAGGCCAGCATCTTTGAGAGAACGAAAGACGGCTCCACCCTAATGCATATAGCATCTTTGAATGGGCACTCGGAATGTGCCACGATGCTCTTTAAAAAGGGTGTGTACTTGCACATGCCAAATAAACGCGGAGCAAGATCTATTCATACCGCAGCTAAATATGGTCACGTGGGAATCATTAGTACACTCCtacaaagaggagaaaag GTGGATGCAACAACGAACGACAATTACACGGCGTTGCACATAGCCGTGGAGAGTGCCAAGCCAGCTGTCGTTGAAACTTTATTGGGTTATGGAGCTGAGGTGCACGTTAGGGGTGGCAAACTTCGAGAGACTCCACTTCATATAGCAGCACGAGTTCCAGACGGCGATAGGTGTGCTTTGATGTTATTAAAATCTGGAGCTGGGCCCAATTTGACAACGGACGATGGACAAACTCCTGTTCACGTAGCTGCCAGTCATGGGAACTTGGCAACTTTATTACTTCTGCTCGAGGACGGCGGCGATCCGATGTTCAAGTCGAAA AACGGTGAAACGCCTCTACATTTGGCCTGCAGGGGATGTCGAGCAGACGTGGTCCGTCATCTGATCGAATTTGTAAAGCAGAACAAAGGACCAGAGGTTGCAACTTCTTACGTGAACAGCGTGACGAACGAGGGTGCCAGTGCTTTGCATTACGCCGCTCAAATCGAACCATCCGAAGTTATAACACCAGGAGATGATCGTGCAGTTATACGTGCACTTTTGGAAGGAGGTGCTGATGTTTCGTTACAAACTAGACAAGCTCAAGAATCTGCGTTTCATCACTGTGCCTTAGCTGGAAACAACGAAGTACTTTCCGAGATGATCAGTCATATGTCAGCTACAGAAGTTCAGAAGGCTCTGAACAGGCAAAGTGCAGTTGGATGGACACCTCTGTTGATAGCGGCTCATCGTGGTCACATGGAATTGGTGACGAATCTTTTAGCTAATCATGCCAGAGTAGACGTCTTCGACTTGGAGGGTAGATCGGCACTTCATTTAGCCGCGGAACATGGCTATCTTCAAGTCTGTGATGCCTTACTGGCGAACAAAGCGTTCATAAACTCAAAGTCTCGCGTTGGTAGAACGGCGTTGCATTTGGCAGCGATGAATGGCTATTCTCACTTGGTCAGATTTCTCATTCAGGATCATGGCGCTGCGATAGACGTGCTTACACTGAGAAAACAGACTCCTCTTCATCTGGCAGCAGGCGCTGGTCAATTGGAAGTCTGCAAGCTTCTCTTGGAACTTGGTGCTAGCATAGACGCTACCGACGATCAAGGACAGAAGCCCATTCATGCCGCTGCCATGAATAATTACGCCGAAGTGGCACAACTCTTTCTACAGAGACACCCAAGTTTGGTGATGGCATGCACCAAAGACGGAAACACGTGCGCTCATATAGCAGCGATGCAAGGAAGCGTAAGAGTGATAGAGGAACTTATGAAATTTGATCGTCAGGGTGTAATTTCAGCGAGAAACAAGTTGACCGAGGCAACGCCCCTTCAATTAGCTGCCGAAGGTGGTCATGCCGAAGTAGTGAAGGCCTTGGTAAGAGCAGGTGCTTCCTGTGCCGATGAAAATCGTGCTGGCTTCACTGCAGTACATTTGGCAGCACAACACGGACATGGACAGGTTCTGGAAGTGATGAGATCTTCTCAATCTTTGAGAATTTCGAGCAAGAAATTGGGTGTAACGGCGCTCCACGTTGCTGCTTACTTTGGCCAAGCCG ATACTGTCAGAGAGCTATTGACGAATGTTCCTGGAACTGTCAAATCCGATCCACCTACCGGCGGTTCCTTGGTAGGAGAATTAGGAAGCGAATCTGGCATGACACCCCTCCACCTAGCAGCCTATTCAGGAAATGAAAACGTCGTACGACTTCTTTTAAACTCTGCTGGAGTACAG gTGGATGCAGCGACTACTGAGAATGGATTCAATCCTTTGCATTTAGCTTGTTTCGGTGGGCATATCACTGTGGTTGGTCTTCTTCTCAGCAGGTCAGCAGAATTGTTGCACAGTTCCGATCGTTATGGAAAAACTGGCCTGCATATAGCTGCAACACATGGGCATTATCAAATGGTAGAGGTATTGTTAGGTCAAGGAGCAGAAATAAATGCTACCGATAAGAATGGCTGGACTCCTTTGCATTGCGCTGCTCGTGCTGGCTATCTCGACGTCGTCAAACTACTCGTCGAAAGTGGAGCTTCACCAAAAAGCGAGACAAACCTTGGTTGTGCTCCTATTTGGTTCGCTGCTTCCGAAGGCCATAATGACGTTTTAAAGTATTTGATGGAAAAGGAACACGACACCTATGCTCTTATGGAAGACAGAAGG TTCGTCTACAACATGATGGTTTGCAGTAAGAGTAACAACAACAAGCCTATCGAGGAGTTTGTTTTGGTGTCTCCAGCACCTGTGGACACTGCAGCTAAACTTTCCAACATCTATATGAAATTAtcggagaaggaaaaggaacgaGCAAAAGATTTGATAGCAGCTGGAAAGCAATGCGAGGCTATGGCAACAGAATTACTCGCTCTTGCAGCAGGTGCCGATTCAGCTGGCAGAATTTTAACGTCTATGGATCGAAGAAACGTAGAATTCTTGGATGTGCTGATTGAAAATGAACAGAAGGAGGTGATAGCTCATACAGTTGTACAACGTTATCTCCAAGAACTTTGGCAAGGCAGCCTAAACTGGAACGCTTTCAGAACGATCCTCCTATTCATAGCCTTTCTGATCTGCCCACCAGTTTGGGTAGTCTTTGCTCTGCCACTTGGACACAAGTACAACAACGTGCCGATCATAAAATTCATGTCGTACTTAACGTCCCACATTTATCTGATGGTGTTTCTGATGCTAGTTGGGATAACACCAATATATCCAGTCGTAAGATCCAATCTCTTACCTTATTGGTACGAATGGTGTCTTCTGGTGATGCTGTCGGGTCTTCTACTCTTCGAACTGACCAATCCCAGTGATAAGAGTGGCCTTGGCTGGATCAAACTAGCAGTCCTTCTCTTCGGTATCTTCGGTGTTGCCTTTCATCTTATGGGATTCGTCATAATCAAACATACATATTGGCCAACGTTATTATATCTAAGAAATCAACTCTTCGCCTTGAGTTTCCTGCTAGCTTGCGTTCAGATCCTGGACTTTCTATCCTTCCATCACCTCTTTGGACCATGGGCCATCATCATCGGCAATCTCATGAAGGATCTCGCCAGATTCCTCGCTGTATTGGCCATCTTCGTCTTTGGCTTTTCCATGCACTTCGTCGCTCTCAACCAAGCATTCCAGAACAACGCGAATCTTGTGAACGGAAAAACTGAGAGTGCCTTTCACGACG TAAAGATGAGTCCTATACTTGCCTTCGAGTATCTGTTCTTCGCCGTCTTCGGTCAAACGACACACAGCGAGCTCAAGGTCGAGGTCAATCAGCCGGACTGGACCTCGGTCCTCTTTAAGCTGGCCTTCGGCGTGTACATGTTGGTCTCGGTAGTGGTGTTAATTAATCTGCTTATCGCAATGATGAGCGACACCTATCAACGGATACAAGCACAATCGGATATTGAGTGGAAATACGGTCTTAGTAAATTAATCCGTAATATGCACAG AACGACCACAGCTCCATCCCCGTTGAACTTGCTAACAACCTGGATCGTTTACTTCATCAAAGTATGCAAACAACGTGCGGCAAAACGCAAACGACCGTCTCTGGTACATATGATGGGTCTTCAACGTACCGGTCGATTATCTCCAAGATCCAAAATGGGTGCAAAGTGGTTGGCCAAAGTCAAGAAGGGACAGGTCCAACCAAAAGACAGCGTAGCTCTTTCGGTAATGCATTTGAGCCCATTAGGCAGTCAATTGTCCTTTAACAGTGCTACTAGAATCGAGAGTGTGGTTGATTGGGACTCAATCAGGAAGAAGTATCTTGCTTTGACTGGGAACGAGcctgaaaaggaagaagacaaGGAGAAGGATGACAAGGACAACGAAAATGAGAACGAGGATGATTATGGACCTACTGTTTCAAATGCTTCGATGGTTCCAACAGCGATGACCACTTCacctatataa